A stretch of Rhododendron vialii isolate Sample 1 chromosome 4a, ASM3025357v1 DNA encodes these proteins:
- the LOC131324604 gene encoding EH domain-containing protein 1-like, which translates to MTFINSIQLLPSLILLLCLLPQHAFKLIVTANTLFGFYNSFNDKSVNEAVVGPIGKELFEKEQDDLLANLIDIPKKACDRRVNEFVKCTRAAKIHAYIISQLRKEMSS; encoded by the exons ATGACATTTATTAATAGCATACAGTTGCTTCCTTCACTAATTCTATTGCTATGTCTTTTGCCTCAACATGCATTCAAGTTAATTGTTACTGCTAACACCTTGTTTGGCTTTTACAACTCCTTCAATGACAAATCAGTTAATGAAGCAGTTGTTGGTCCCATAGGGAAAGAGCTTTTTGAGAAAGAACAAGATGACCTCCTTGCAAACTTGATAGACATTCCAAAGAAGGCTTGTGATCGTCGA GTCAACGAATTTGTGAAATGCACTAGGGCTGCTAAGATTCATGCCTACATAATTAGCCAACTTAGAAAGGAGATGTCATCCTGA